Proteins co-encoded in one Corvus moneduloides isolate bCorMon1 chromosome 7, bCorMon1.pri, whole genome shotgun sequence genomic window:
- the TNFAIP6 gene encoding tumor necrosis factor-inducible gene 6 protein, which yields MLQRDRASCRASLECVSREYLQPLAAREMIALLFFSALLWDKARAWGFKDGVLHNSIWLERAAGVYHREARAGKYRLTYAEAKAVCEYEGGHLATYQQLEAARKIGFHVCAAGWMAKGRVGYPIVKAGANCGFGKTGIVDYGIRLNRSERWDAYCYNPNGKECGGVFTDSKHVFKSPGYPNEYENDQICYWHIRVKYGQRIHLQFLEFDVEDDTACLADFLEIYDSYDDINGFVGRFCGDELPDDIISTGNVMTLKFLTDASVTAGGFQIRYTTVDMPSKAGDGKNATSQGKTNFLSGKFGIM from the exons ATGTTGCAGCGGGATCgagccagctgcagagccagcctggaGTGTGTGAGCCGGGAATATTTACAGCCCCTCGCTGCCCGGGAGATGATtgcactgcttttcttctctgccctgctgtgggaCAAGGCTCGAGCGTGGGGCTTCAAGGATGGGGTGCTGCACAACTCCATTTGGTTAG AGCGAGCAGCCGGCGTGTATCACCGGGAGGCGCGCGCCGGCAAGTACCGCCTCACCTACGCCGAGGCCAAGGCCGTGTGCGAGTACGAGGGAGGACACCTGGCCACGTACCAACAGCTGGAGGCCGCTCGGAAAATAG gtTTCCACgtgtgtgctgctggctggaTGGCAAAGGGCAGAGTTGGTTATCCCATTGTAAAAGCTGGAGCCAACTGTGGCTTTGGCAAGACTGGAATTGTGGACTATGGAATTCGCCTCAACAGGAGCGAGAGGTGGGATGCCTACTGCTACAACCCCAACG GAAAAGAGTGTGGTGGAGTCTTCACGGATTCCAAACATGTTTTCAAGTCCCCAGGCTACCCAAACGAGTATGAAAATGATCAGATTTGCTACTGGCACATCCGAGTCAAGTACGGCCAGAGGATCCACCTGCAGTTCCTGGAGTTTGATGTGGAGGATGACACTGCCTGTCTGGCTGATTTCCTGGAAATCTATGACAGCTACGATGACATCAATGGATTTGTGGGCAG GTTTTGTGGAGATGAGTTGCCAGATGACATCATTAGCACAG GCAATGTCATGACCCTGAAGTTCCTGACGGATGCCTCGGTGACTGCTGGTGGCTTCCAGATCAGGTACACCACCGTGGACATGCCTTCCAAGGCAGGGGATGGCAAGAATGCAACGTcccaaggaaaaacaaacttcTTATCCGGAAAATTTGGTATTATGTGA